One Colias croceus chromosome 7, ilColCroc2.1 genomic window carries:
- the LOC123693308 gene encoding ribonuclease H1-like isoform X2 yields the protein MSDMSCVGVAVWYPQSSIILQFKCPPLSTVYTGEATGILEALNFINSHNLDKAVIFSDSLSCLQALLSNPFRSKSCHPLILRIRVVLLNCLNKGLHIEITYIPGHTGIGGNEMADSLAKSATQVGCNTHFSNYSQDLVPLSKLRLDGKWLNLWQESSRTKAAPS from the exons ATGTCCGATATGTCATGTGTGGGAGTCGCTGTTTGGTACCCTCAATCCAGCATTATTCTTCAGTTTAAGTGCCCCCCTTTATCTACTGTCTACACTGGTGAAGCTACAGGCATTCTCGAAGCCCTCAATTTCATTAACTCTCACAACCTTGATAAAGCGGTTATATTTTCCGACTCATTAAGCTGCCTCCAAGCCCTTCTATCTAATCCTTTTCGATCTAAATCCTGTCACCCCTTGATTTTAAGAATACGTGTGGTTCTCCTAAATTGCCTCAACAAGGGTCTCCACATTGAAATCACTTACATACCAGGTCATACTGGTATAGGGGGTAATGAGATGGCTGACTCTTTGGCTAAGTCTGCTACGCAAGTGGGTTGCAATACTCACTTCAGTAATTATAGTCAAGACCTTGTTCCACTATCAAAATTGCGCTTGGATGGGAAGTGGCTGAATCTTTGGCAAGAGTCCAGCCGCACAAAAG CCGCTCCAAGTTGA
- the LOC123693308 gene encoding ribonuclease H1-like isoform X1, translating into MSDMSCVGVAVWYPQSSIILQFKCPPLSTVYTGEATGILEALNFINSHNLDKAVIFSDSLSCLQALLSNPFRSKSCHPLILRIRVVLLNCLNKGLHIEITYIPGHTGIGGNEMADSLAKSATQVGCNTHFSNYSQDLVPLSKLRLDGKWLNLWQESSRTKGKFYWDIQPTIPHKPWFFRFRKFDKLVTSTICRLRFGHACTPVHLAKIRVRDHSICECGLDEAAPS; encoded by the exons ATGTCCGATATGTCATGTGTGGGAGTCGCTGTTTGGTACCCTCAATCCAGCATTATTCTTCAGTTTAAGTGCCCCCCTTTATCTACTGTCTACACTGGTGAAGCTACAGGCATTCTCGAAGCCCTCAATTTCATTAACTCTCACAACCTTGATAAAGCGGTTATATTTTCCGACTCATTAAGCTGCCTCCAAGCCCTTCTATCTAATCCTTTTCGATCTAAATCCTGTCACCCCTTGATTTTAAGAATACGTGTGGTTCTCCTAAATTGCCTCAACAAGGGTCTCCACATTGAAATCACTTACATACCAGGTCATACTGGTATAGGGGGTAATGAGATGGCTGACTCTTTGGCTAAGTCTGCTACGCAAGTGGGTTGCAATACTCACTTCAGTAATTATAGTCAAGACCTTGTTCCACTATCAAAATTGCGCTTGGATGGGAAGTGGCTGAATCTTTGGCAAGAGTCCAGCCGCACAAAAGGTAAATTCTATTGGGATATTCAGCCTACTATTCCACACAAACCGTGGTTTTTCCGTTTTCGCAAATTTGACAAACTAGTAACATCCACTATCTGTCGACTCCGCTTCGGCCATGCTTGTACTCCTGTCCACCTGGCGAAAATTAGAGTACGTGATCACTCTATTTGTGAGTGTGGATTGGATGAAG CCGCTCCAAGTTGA